In Crocosphaera sp. UHCC 0190, the genomic stretch TACCAACTGCCTTGTAATTGAAGGTTTTGCCCTGCTTGAATATTAGGAAAACAATAATAGTTACTAAATCTTTGAAGCCTTTGACTTGCATTCGAGGGACAGTGTAACCCGTATCTTCTGCATGAAAGGTAATGCGTTCAATGACTCCTGTTAAATATTCAGTTTTAATGTTGTGAGAAGTTGAAGTGTTAGCGATTACATTTGAGGAAGACATGGCAAAAAAGAGTATTTTTAATTAGTAAAAACAGGAAAACTTTTAAGTGAATTGACTCACTCTCTGTTATTATTCAAATAAAATAATGAAACTTTCTTGTTTAAAATGATGGTCATGAGTTAACACCTCATTAATTTTTAAACGTTGCATAACCGTCATAGAAATACAATCTGTCAAACTATATTCTTTATCTAAGCGACGACGGTATAAATTAAATCCTTGAAGGAAGGACTCTCTATTTTGAGGGATGACTTTAATATGAGGATTCTGCATAATATCA encodes the following:
- a CDS encoding type II toxin-antitoxin system VapC family toxin — its product is MKQIFADTFYWVALINKKDNWHQGVIEVTASLKNVEIVTTDEVLVEVLNFLSATVSLRGCTVQFVDDIMQNPHIKVIPQNRESFLQGFNLYRRRLDKEYSLTDCISMTVMQRLKINEVLTHDHHFKQESFIILFE